In the Fimbriiglobus ruber genome, GTTCGCGATAGCCTTCGTGGCGGTCGGGGGCGGCCGCGATAGCCCGGCGGGCGGCCCGGAGGACCAGCACCGGCAGCGCGAACTGATTATCTTCCGCCTGGGGCGGTTCGGGAGTGGCCGGGGTTACGAGGGGCCCGGCCACGGCTCCGAGAATAACTCGGAATTGCCACCTGTAAACGGAGTTCTGGAACTGGTCGACCGCCTTCCGTTGAATCCCTTCCGCGTACGCACTCCAAAGTTGGGCGTCGTCCACGTCCAAGGGGGTCGGCTGCGAGCGGTCGAGATACCGGTCCAGAAACTCTTTCTCCACCGGCGGTGCCGAAAACACCTTTCCGGCCGGCAGCGGTTCCTGGTCGGGGGCAAACGCCCTGCGGGCCGGATTGAATTGAAGACTTTGCAGCACGGTCAGCGGTATTTGCTCAGTCCCCCGCGCGAGGACGAGCGACCGCCCGTCCAGGTGCCACAGCACCCACGGGTTGTTGTCGCCGGTCACGGAAAACGCGATCACGTCGAGTTGTTCGACCGCCTTCGCGGCCACGAGATAATCCGCCCCTCGTGCCGCACATACTCCCCAAACCGCGGCCGGGTCGGGCCGCGTTTCCGGCGGGGTGATTCGGAGGGCGATCACCTTGCGGACGTCGAGGAAATCCGGGAATTCCGCCCGGTGGAACGTGTATCGACCGTCGATGAAGACTTTTTCGGCGGGCGCGAACCATGCGCAATGGTTTCCCAGATCAATACTCGCGTGGAAGCCGCGGACTGATTCCGGCAACGCGCCGCTGGCTCGCCACGCCGCGAGCGTTTGCGCCGTCCGCTTGAGCCCCGGGTCCGGTTCGGCGGCCCACTCGACCCGATTTTGGTAGGCAGGCTCGCCCAGAATCGGGTGTAACCACCCCGGGTACGCCGCCGCCACCATCGCCAACACCGCGATCACCGACAGCACGCGCAGCATCGCACACGACGTAAGCAGAATCCGCGTATTGGGGTTCGACCACGGACCGAGGCGGGTTCGGGCGAAAAGCGCGTTCAGGTGAGCCGCCGTGATCGGGATCACGACTATCGCGAAGAACGGGATCAGCACCACGTGCCTGAGGGCGAGCGCGCCGAACGCGACCCACAATAGAATGTGGGTGGCCCGGAGGCGTGTGAACCCCAGGACGAGCGCGACCGTCCCGGCGGCGAACACGAGCGCGGCGGCCAATCCGTTCGCGCTGTAACCGCGGCTCGAAGATTTCATGTACCGTTCGTCGATCGGCGACAGCGCCAGCCGACTCAGTTCCCGGTCGTCGACCGCGTCGGGCGGCAAGGTGAAGCCGAGTTCCATCGGGACCAGTTGCGTGACCGCCTCGACCGGATCGCGGACCACGGCGGCCACAAACATCGGATTCAACAGGCTCGCGACGACGCCCAACAGGGTCGCGCGGGCGAGCGACGGGAGCGGGAGCGCCGCCGGGAACGCGGACGTGCCTTCCGCGGTCGCCCGGTCGTCCGTTTCGTTGCGCGACAGGAAGCGGTTCAGCCACTCGCCAGCCCACGTCAGCGCCACGGTGAGCGGCCCCAGGAAGAACCATACGTCCGTACACGCCCAGATCCAGAAGAGCCCGGCGAGGACGGCCGGCCACCGCCACGACCCGGGCTGCCATTCGGCCCGGAACAGGATCAAAAGAGTCAGGGACAAAAATAACATGGACCCGACGACCGGCCGCAAGGAACCGTAAGGCGCGGCGGCCAAGACCCCGACCGCGCTCAACACCACCCACGGCAGCATCGATTGCCCCGGGCGGCGGATCAGGAGCAGGCACCCGAACGCCGCCGCGAAGACGACCGCTTTGACCGCCACGAGGGCGGCACCGGTCTGGTCGGCCGCGTAAAGGGCGTAGGCGCCGAGGTCAAAGAGCCACGACGAGTTGACCCACGGGCGGTCCGCGCCCGTGTAACTAAACGGGTCCTTGCCGGGGTGAAAGTCCCCGTGCGAGAGCAAACGCCCGTTCGCCAGGTGCAGCCACAGGTCCGAGTTTCGCGCGAGGAACGACGCGGCGAGAAACCCCGCCACGAGAACCAAGATCGCGACCGCGAAATCGACCGCCCCGAACCACTCCGGCCACGTCGCCGGGGCGGCCGGATGGGGCGCGGAAGCCGCGGGCTTTTCCGACGGATTGACCGGCCCGGGCACGATAGTGGCGTCGGCCGTTAGGGTCGGCGCCGGCGGTGCGGAGGGTTCCGCCGCGGGGGGTTGGGCGGGCGGGGTGGGTTCCGGGGTCGGGCTGGCCTTCACGAGCGGTCCTCGGCCGGGGGGAGCCTACGAACGGCGGCTGGCGACCGCCCATGCGTCCTGTCACCGTAGATACCCCGGGGTGCGGGGGCAAGGAGGCGGCGATCCGGCGCGCACGCCGCCCTTGGACGGGTACGCCAGTCGGGCTTGTCAAGTTCAGCTAAATCCGCTCCAATCAGGCGACGCAGACGACACGCCCGCACGGACGCGGTCGACGTACGCGCTCACCTCAAGGGGTTCGAGCCGGAAGCTCGCGGATGTCGTCCACCCCGCTACCTAACCGTTGGCCCAAGAATTCCGCCGCGGGCGGAACGTCGTGGGCGCGACTGGACGTCCGCTTCGGGACGGGCCGCCCGGTCGGGTACGCGCTGGACGGCGACCTGTTTCGGATCGGCGGCGCGGCCGCCGCCGAGGTCCGCATCCCCGGCGCGGGCATTCCGCCCCTCGTCTGCCAGTTTTTCCGCGCGGTCGACGAGCTTTGGCTCCGGCGACTCGATCCGGCTTACCCCATCTTCTTGAACGGCGAGTCCGTGCCCGGGTCGACGCCGATCCGCGTCGGCAACGGCGACAGAGTGTCGGCCGGCCCGGTCGAAGTGACCGTCGCCACGGTCGTCGACGACTATCTCCGCCCCGAATTCGTGCCGGCCACCCCGCCATCCACCCGCACCACCACGGAACCGGACGAGCGGGACGACCTCGCCCGGCTCCGGGCGCAACTCGACGCCGAGGCGCAAGCGCTCGACGCGGAACGCGCCGAATGGCTCCGCCACCGCGAGGAAATTGAAGCCGAGGGCCGGCGGGTGCGCGACCTCGCGGCCGGGACGACCGCGCGGGAACACGACCTCGCCCGGCGCGAGACGGCGGTCGCGAACATGGAGCAAGAACTCGCCCGCGTCCGGGACGAGTTGTCATCTCTCCGCGAGAATCTGAACAGCCAGTACCACGAGCGCCGCGAACAACTGGCCCAGATGCAGGACGTGGTTCGCGGTGCGACGGCCACGCTCCACGAGCGCCGGCAGCAGTTCGAGGCCGACTCCGGGCGACAGCGGCAAGACCTCGACGCCCGCGAGGCCCGCCTGGGCGAGCAACTCCGGGCCGCCGTCGCCACCCGGCTCGCGGAACTCGAAACCGACTTCCGCACCCGCCAGGAACAACTCGACGCCGAACACCGCAACCGAGAGGCGACGACCTCCCTGGTCGTTCTGCCGCCGTCCGACACCGAACGAGCGCTCAAGGATCGGGAAACCGAGGTAGCCGCCCGCGCGGAGCAGTTGCGCGCGGACCGCGACGCTTACCGCGCCGAGCGCGACCGCCACGCCGACGACCTGGTGCGGCTCGACCGGTGGCAGGCTACGCTCGACGACCGTCAGCGGGAACTCGATCACCGGGCCGCCGAAGTCGACATGCGGCACGACCAACTCGCCCGCGAGTCGGTGGAATTGGAGGAACACGTCCGGCTGGCGGCCGCGGAACACGAGCGGCAGGTCGCCGAGGCGGCCCGGCTCGAAGCGTTTCGTGTGGAATTGGAAGAACATCGTGGGAAAATCGGCAACCGGTCCGCCCAGCTCGAAGCCCAACAGGCGATGCTCGCCGTACTCCGCGCACGGCTCGACCGGCAACAGGAGGACGTGCGGCACGAGGCCGCGCAACTGGCCGCTGACCGTGCCCGCCAGGACGAGGCCAGGCTCGATCTGGAGAGCCGCATCCGCGAAGCCGAGCGGCTCCGGGCGGACCTGACGACCGCCCACGAAACCCACGCCGAAAAGCAAAAGATCGTCGACGACCGCGGGGCATTGCTCGACGCGACCCTGGCCGACATCCGTCAACAGAAGGAAGCCGTCGCGGTCGATCAGGCTCGTCTGGCGGCCCGTGAAACGGAACTCGACGCCCGGTCGGCCGAGATCGCCGAACAGACCGCTCACCTCGCCGCGCGGGTCGCCCAGGTGATGGATCTGCAAGAGCGGCTTGAAACCGACCGGACCTCCGTCCGGTCCCGCGAAACGACGCTCGCGGACGTGGACGCCGCCCGGCAAACATTCCAGGAACAACTCCGCCGCCGGTCGGACGAGTTGGCCGCCCGAGCCAAGCACCTGGACGAACTCGCGCACGGGCTGACCAGTGACAAAGCCGGTCTCGACCGGGAGCGGGACGAATTCCGCGCGACCCGCGAGGCGACCGATCAGGCGCTGACCGCCGCCCGCAACGACCTGGCGGCGCGGGCGGCCGACCTCGACCGCCGCGCGGGCGAGTTGGCCGCCCGGGAGGGAACCCTTGAACGACAGGTCGCCCGGCTCAAGGAAGTCGGGCGGGCGGTCGGGGCGGCGCGGAAAGAATTGTCCGCGTCCCGCCGCCAGTGGGAGGCCGACCACGCCGTCGCCGCCGATCGACTCCGCGGCGACCGTGAGGCGATCGAAGCGTTCCACGGCCGCGCGCAAGGCGATCTCGACGCCCTCCGACGCGAGGCGCCCAATTTGGAAGATCGTGCGCGGGCGGCCGTCGAACGGCTGACCGCGGCGCGCGACGTCCTCCGCGGGCACCTGGGCGAACTCCACGGCTACGCCGGCCAAGCACGCGGTGAGTTGGACAGGCTCCGGGCCGACCTGCGGGCCGAGGCCGACCGCGTCCGCGCCGGCGAGCAAGCCCTTGAGGCCGCCCGGTCCGAACACCGCCTCGGTGTGGCGGGGTTCCGGCAGCAACTTCTCGAGTGGCAAGCGTTGGTCGGGGATTTGAAGCAGACGATGGCCCGCAGCGAGTCGCGGATCGAGGCGCGGCACGCCGAGATCTCCGCCGCCGTCCAGCACGCGGACGAGACCACGATTGCCCTCGCCCGGCAGGCCGAAGAATTGCGGCAGGAACGGCAAATCGTCACCGAGCGGCGAACCGAGGTCGAACGCCACCTGGCCGAGATGCGCGAATGGTACCGCCGCAAACTCCGGGAACTCGCGGCCGGCCGCGCCGAAAAAGCGACCGCCGACGCCGAACCGTCCCTACTGCTCATGCAACCTGCCGCGGGCAATCTCGCGGGAGGCGACGCGGACGGGGATCTCGACCCGGGCGACAAGCACCTGGGCGAGTTGTTGCAATCGCTGGATCTGGTCGACCCGGACACGCTTCGCGGGCTCTGGGCCGAGGCGACCCGCCAGCGGCGGACGCTCCGCAACGTCCTGCTCGCCAGCGGCGCGATCACGCTTTACCAGTTAGCACTGATCGAGGCCGGGAACCTGGACCGACTCATGCTCGGCCGGTTCCGCGTGGTCGACCGCGTCCGAGTCACGTCGAAGGAGGCGGTTTACCGGGTGTTCGATCCAACCCGCCCCGGCGGGCCGACGCGCGGCGTGTTTCTCCTGCGGCATCTGGCCGAAGCCGAGATGGAGGACGCGGTCCGCCCAGACGAGTTCCGCCAGATGTTCGCCGCGGCAGCCAGTGCCGCGCACCAGAACTTGGCCGCGACGCTTGAAGTGCTCGAAATCAACGGCCGCCCAGCCGTCCTCCAGGAATGGCTGGCCGGTCTGTTTAGCGCCGATTGGCCGGCCGACGCCGCGGTTCCGGGCGCGTGGGTCAGGCTATTATCCAACGCCGCGGCGGCGCTCGAGGCCGCCCACCTCGCCGGGCTGACCCACGGGCGGCTGACAGCCGACTCGATCCTGCTCACCGCCGACGGCGTACTCAAGGTGACCGGCGTGGGCGAGCCGGAGTGGTTGACTGGCCGCGTTTCCCCGACGGGCGACCCGACGCCGGAAACCGACCTCCGCGCACTCGGGCAGGTGGCATTCGCGTGGCCCAACTCGGCCAGGCACCGACCGGCCGCCGCCGCGGGTCGCGATCCAAAGCGTTCCCCGAGTCGCTCATGGCCGTGGTACGCCGACTCGAAGCCGATCCCGAAACACCGATGGCCGACACCGTGGCCGGTGCCGTACCCTACCGCAGCGCCGAAGACCTAGTCGCTGACCTGGGCCGCCTCGCCGCCTTGTTCCCGTGTCCGCCGGACGCCTGGGAGCGGCTCATCCGGCACGCCGGTGAGAACGCCACTGATAGCGGCGGGAACTCCGGCCCGGTGCGGCAGTCCGCGTGAACGCGGGCCGCGTCAACCGATCACGACCAGATTGTCCCGGTGGATCAGTTCGACGTAAGGAAAGTTACCCAGCACTTCTTCGATTTGCTCAGTCTTCAAACCCGCGATTTTCGTCGCGGCGTCGGACGGGTAGTTCGTGAGACCACGGGCCACCTCCGTTCCCTCACTCGTACACACGGCCACCACATCGCCTTTGCCGAAGTCGCCCTTCACCCCGCGGACGCCGACCGGGAGCAGGCTGCGGCCCTGGCTCAGGGCTTTTTCCGCGCCGGCGTCGATCGTCAGTGTCCCCTTGGGTCGGGCCGTGTACCCGAGCCACCGCTTCCACGCGGGCATGGCTTCGCCGTGTGGCAAAAACAGTGTGCCGACTGGTTCGCCTGCGAACACCGAGTCGAGAACGCCGTCGGTTGATCCGTTCGCCATGATGACGGCTCCGCCCGCGTTCGTCGCAAGTCGGGCGGCCGACAGCTTGCTTCGCATCCCGCCCGTGCCGAGCGTACTCTTCGTCGCCCCGGCCATGTCCGTGACCGCCCGGTCGATGTGCGGTACGGTCGTGACGAGCCTGGCGGTCGGGTCTTCGCGCGGGTCGGCGTTGTAGAGGCCGTCCACGTTCGTGAGCAGCACGAGCAGCGGCGCCTGGAGCAGGTTGGCGACCATCGCCGCGAGGTGGTCGTTGTCGCCGAACTTGATCTCGGCCACGCTGACCGTGTCGTTTTCGTTGATGACGGGCAGGCAGTTGTATTCGAGCAGCGTGAGAATCGTGTTCCGCACGTTCAGGTAGCGGGCTCGGCTGTCGAAGTCGCCGGCCGTGAGGAGTAACTGTGCGGTGTGGACGCCGTGCGGATTAAGGCACTCCTGGTAAAGCTGCATGAGGGCCGACTGGCCGACCGCGGCGCACGCCTGGAGGTGCGGCAGGTCGGCCGGCCGCTTGCCGAGCCCGAGCTTGCCGACACCCGCCCCGATCGCCCCCGAGCTAACCAGCGCGACCCCACGGCCAGCCGCGCGGACCCGCTGGACCTGATCGGCGAGCGACTGAATGCGTGCGCGGTCCAGGTGCCCGGCCGCGTCTGCGAGTACGTTGGTCCCCACCTTGATGACCACGGTGCCGGCCCGAGCCAAAATGTCGCGCCGCGTCGAATCCACCATCTGCGTCAGTCCTTTGCTCTTGCTACCTGTGACCGCGTCGAAACGCTGATCGAGCCGTCATGCTGCTTTATATCTGCGGCCGGCGAAGTGGATTCTGGGCGAAGAAATGCGTCGTCAAACGGCCCGAATGTGCCGCACGACTTCCGGCTTCACGACTCGCGCGACCGGGCTATCTGTTTCGATTTCCAACCCGTCGAAACTCATGTCCCGGAGGCGACCGACGACGGCCGTTCCGTCGTGAAGGTCACAGGAAACGAGTTGCCCGACCAAGCCAATACGCCGCTTCCACGCCGTTTCGAGCGTGAGCAGGTCGCCGGTCACGAGCCGGCTGTATTCGGCATCAAGGCACTGGATGACCGCGGCGGTCGCCGCCCGCGATTCAAACGGCTGACCGGAGACCAGTGCTAGCGAGGTGGCGTCCGGCAGGCCGGCGGCCGCGAAATCGTCGGCCGTCTGGTTGAGGTTCAATCCCATGCCGGCGACCACGCCGGTCTTCTGCTCGATGAGGATGCCGCAAACCTTCTTGCCGCTAATAAATACGTCGTTCGGCCACTTGATTCGCGCTTCGACGCCGGCCAACTCGCGAATCGCGGCCGCGACGCCGACGGCCGCCCAAGCCGTCATGATGACCGCGCGGCGTAACTCGGGCGGCGGGAACAGCAACACCGACATCAACACCGCCACCCCGGGGCGGCTCTCCCAGATACGGCCGTACTGACCGCGGCCAGCGGTCTGGAAACCGGCGACGACTACGATACCGTCGTTCGCCGGATCGGAAGCGAGTTCAGCCGCCACGTCGTTCGTGCTGGCCACGGACTCGTAAGCGAACGCCCGCCGGCCGACGTGCCGTGTGTCGAAATGCCAGGGAGTGGGTTCCAATTTCAGATCCCGTAATCGATTGACGACCCGTCCTGTTGGGATAGAGACCGGGCATCGAGAATCGTTATTTCCCACCGGATGGCAAAGGCACCTGGGTTTTCCCACTCAGGTACGCGATCAGATCTACCACCTGGGCCCGGGTCATCGAATCGAGTTGCCCTTCCGGCATGATGGACGTGGGCGTGTCCTTGACCGATTCCAGGTCGGCGGCGGGGAGTGCGATCTTCTCGGTCGCCGTCTGGATCACCAGGCGGGTCGCGCTCCGTTCTGCCACGATCCCGGTAATCACCCGGCCGTCCACCGTGGTCACGATGGACATCCGGTAATCCCGGGCGACCTCGGCGCTCGGGTCGATGATGTTCGACAGGAGGTAGTCGAGGTCGGATCGATTGGAGCCGGTCAAGTCGGGGCCGATCGCGCCGCCTTCGCCGTAAAGTTTGTGGCACTGTTGACAGGTCTTGGAAAAGACGAGCCGGCCGTCTCGCGGGTCCGCCGATTTCATGGCAACCGGCCCGAGCCAGGACTTGAACTTGGTCAGTTGTTCCTTCTTGGCCCCGGCTGTCTCCCGCACCTCACCCCAGACCTGACGGAGCCGGTCACTCAACCCGCGGTCGCCCATTGCGTAAAGCTGACGGGCGGTGAAGGCCGTGATGTCGGCACGCGGAATGACCTTCCGGTCAACTGCGTCCAATAAGGCGAGAGCGGAGTCCTTGCGGGCCGCGAGGGTCGCTACGATGGCCGATTTCTCGTCGGCCGTCAGGCGGGGATAGAGCGCCAGGAGCTTGGCCGCGGTTGCGTCGTGCGGGTACCCGGCCAAGCCCCTGATCGCGGTAAGCCGGATCGCCGGGTCGGTCAGCGCGGCTTGTAAGGTGGGAGCCAGGTCGGGGACGTGGTGTTCGATCAGAGAGTTGAGTGCGGCGACGCGGTCGGCGGCCGAGGCACTGGCGTTCCCGGCTGCCTTACGAAGATCGGCTGCCGCTTGCGGATCGCCGAGAACGAGCGCGAATGTGACCGCTTGCTCACGGATGGCCTGGTCCGCGCTCTGATTCAACATCTTGTAAGTGGCCGGCCAGTTCGCCGGCATTGGCATCTGCTTCCGGCCTTGAATCCCCTCTCGGATACCAACGAGCAGGTCGAGTTGCCGCTTTGCGTCAGACCTGGCGAGCGCGGCCACGAGTGGTGAAAGATCGCCGGACGGACCCGCGGCCGCCACCGCGTCCACCACGCGACGAGCGATGAACTGACGGACGAGCGGTATCTCGGCTGCGACCGCCAGACCGAGCGCCCTGGCGACGTTCGCCGAGACGAGTGGCTCAATGCCATACCAGTCCATGAGTGGCAGGCTGGCATCGGCGGCGTCTTCGGAGTGACTCAGGAGGCCTTCCGCGATCCCCCAACGGTCTTCAGCAGGCAAGCGTTGGAGGGCTGACGCAAGTCTGACTCGGACGACCTGGGAAGGATCGGATTTCGCCATGGCCCGAAACCGTGTTAAGGCGTCCGCCGGGGGCGCTCCCGTCTCACAGAGGAGTTGGATCGCCCAGGCTCGGAGCTGTTCTTCACGGTCGCCCAATAACTCACAGAGGCGTTTGGCGTCGAGCCGGTTAATGACGTGCAACGCCCAGAGTGCTCGCAATCGCAGCGGAACCGCGACCCATCGAGAATCAATCAGAATCTCGGTCAACGCGTCTCGGACTTTTTTCAAATCCCTATTCGGCTGCGCGGCGCGCTCCTGCAATAGCAGGCGGGCGTGGCGGACATACCAGTCATTGGGGTGGAATTGGTGGTCAGCTAGTTCCACGTCGGACAGCTTCGTGAGGTCGACCGGTTTGCGGTTGGGATTCCCATAACTGATTCTGTAAATCCGACCGTTGTCGGTGTGGGGCGTAAGGGTGTGACATTCGCCCGTGTCCGACCAGTCAGAGACAAGAACGCTGCCGTCCGGGCCGGTGCGGAGGGTCACACCCATGAACCACGGGTCGGCCGCGATCATGAGATCTTTGTCGTGGCTCGCGGTGTAACCGGACCCCTTTGGTTTTAAGACGTCGTTGTTGATCCGGCGGCCGTGGATGTTGCAGAGCAGGACGGTATTTCGGTAGGCGGGCGGGAACTGGTTCGCCAAGTAAACGAGGGTGCCGCAATGGGCGTGACCACCGCCCATCGCCAGGGTCTCTTCGGTCTCACCCCGCATCGACTTGGGCTTCCCGCTCGGGTAATGCAAGTGATCGGCGATCGTCGGGATGCGATCGTAGGCGTACAGACTCGACGGTCGATTTCGCCACGGCTCGTAGTGACCGCCCTGGATCATGTGGAACAGGTGGGGGTTGACGCAGTTCGAGACGAAGCACTGGCCGAAGTCGTCGAAATCGACGCCCCACGGGTTCGTCGTCCCGTCCGCGAAGTTCTCGAACACCAGTCTGGTCGGGTGAATCCGGTAGACGCCGCCGTCGCAGTGGATGCGTTGGGCGGCCGGCGTTCCGGGCCGCCCAACGTCAGACGGACTGGTCCGGCCGTGGCCACCGTAGAGCCAGCCGTCCGGCCCCCAGGTGAAGCCGTTGACGAGGTTGTGCCGACTCTCCTTGTAGCCGAAGCCGTCGAACAGGAGTTCGGGCGGACCGTCGGGCTTGTCGTCGCCGTCACGGTCGGGGATGAAGTAGAGCCCCGGCGGCGAGACGACCCAGACGCCGCCGAAGCCGACCTCGATGCCGGTGATGTAGTTGAAGCCTTCGTAAAAGACTTTGCGCGTCTCCGCCCGGCCGTCGCCGTCGCGGTCTTCGAGGATGACGACGCGGTCTTTCCCGGTCGGCTTCCAGGTGCCGTAGTTCATTGCCTCGGCGACCCATAACCGGCCCCGCGCGTCGGTACAGAACGAGATCGGCTGAACCACCTCCGGCTCGGCCGCGACCACGCTCATGCGGAAGCCGTCCGGCAGGACCGCCCCCCGAGCCGCCTTCTCAGCAGGCAACGGCCCCGGCGTCGGGTCGGCTGCGGAAGCCACAGTGGGTAGGACGAGTCCCAGGGTCAACAACCACGTTCGCACGCTTCCGCCCTCCGACTGATGACATGTAAGATTTTTCGCCGCAGATAAGTTGTGGGGGCACGTTTCCAACGTGCCCAGCCCCACCACCCCTTGGGCACGTTGGAAACGTGCCCCCACAACTGGATTAATTCTTCGCAGCGGCTTTGAAATGAAATGCGGGCTTACCGGTGATATCGGTGCTGGTAAAGCTCGGGCACCAGTAGCGCTCGACGTGTTCGACCACGCGGTCGGTGCCGTCGAAATGCGTGCCACCCGGCGGGCGGTCGGGGCAGTACATGGTGTCCGTCATGTCGCGGACGAGGGCCACGTTCTTCCCGAGCCGGACCATCTGGCGAATGGCGAACGGACGGCCGAGGACGCACATGTTGAGGTGAACGCCACACAGGATGACGTTGTCGATCTTTCGCTCGGCGAGCAGGTTCCAGGTCTCCTGGCCGTCGTCGGTGATCGCATCCGCGTCGGCAATGGTGATGGCGGCTGTCTGCCGGGTCCAGGGCGAACGGATCGTGCATTTCAGTTTGCAGTCGCAGCCCATATCCGAGTCGTCGATCGGCAGGACGCCCTCCCGCTTCGAGTCCGGCCAGTTCCAGGCCGTGCCCCACCGCTCGGCCGTCACGAGCGGGACGGGCGTCGGGGCGTGCGGGGCGGTCTGGGCCCGCTTTCGCTGGGGCGTGTCCTTATAAAACCCGGTGCAGGTACTTGGGGCGTGGATGATGAATACGCCCTTCGCCCGCGCCGCCTTCAGCATCTCGTTCATCGGCCCGGCCAGTTCGCCGACGCGGTCGGCCGCCGACTTGCACCAGTGGTCGTCCCACATGTCGCAGACGATGATGGCCGTCTTCTTCGGATCCCAGGCGGCTTTCGTTTCCACGGCGGCCGCCGGAGCCTGACCCGGGGTTGCGGCCCGCGACCGAAGGGTGACGTTCAACGGAGCGTCCTCGCTGCGGACATCGGTTGGCGTGAGAAGAGAAAGAGCGACCCCGAGGACGGGGAGAAGGCGACGAGTGGAACCGTTCACACAAGGCTCCTCGGAAAGCGAGACGGCGGGTCGGACGGAATGGCGTGGTGGTTAACTCTATTTCAAGTGATGTAATGTTGCCAGTTAGTTCGCCGATCGGCACCGGGGCCATGAGCCGCGATGACCGAGGCCGGGCCGAGTAATCGAATGACCCGGGCCGGTTGCAAGATGTCAGGCAATCGGCAGTTGATGGTCGAGCCACTTCCGACAATGGGGTATGGTCGCGGGGCATTTTTTGCATTTATTGCGCGGAAACTCCCGTTTTCGGACCGGGCGGGTCGCCACGACTGTCGAGCCGTGGCAACGCGGGGCATTTTTTGCATTTATTGCGCGGAAACCTCTGTTTTCGGGCCGAGCGGACCGCCACAGTTATTGAGGCGGTTGATGAGGCTGACGTATTTGCCGTCGCCCCCCTTATTTCACGGCCACGACCCCGGTCGGCGCCAGCGTCGCACGGCCGGGCAGCGTCAGAATCCGCCCCTGGACTCGGGTGGCGTACGAGGGGAGTGTCGCCGCCGCCCACTCGGGGACCGTATCCCACATCCGCCGCACGAGGAACCCGTCGAGCGTCATGTCTTCCTTGGGCACAGAAAAGCGCCCCTGAGGGGGGTGGTTGTCGTGGGTGACGTCCGGCGCGTTCCAGATGACGGTTCCGTCTTGAATCAGCGATGTTTCAATCGTGACCTCCATCGTCCGGGCGAGGTCGGTCGGCTTCGCGAACGGCGACGGCGGACCGAAGCCCCGGGCGGTGGTGAATTCCATCCGCTTGCCGGTGTCTCGCTCCTTCACCTTGATCCGCACTTTGAGTTTCGCGTCGTCGGTCACCTCGATATCCCGGTTGGCCCACGCCGCCTTGATTTCTTCGGGTCCCTTCTTCATTGCCGCCTCCGCGTGCGTGCCCGAAAAATCGAGTTCGAGGCTGACGGCCGTGTCGGGTTTGATAAGCGATTCTTTGCCATCCAGCACCTTCGAAATCCGGGCCTGAGCATCCGACCCAGGCAAATCCGCGGCCACGAGTACGGCTCCCTTTTTGGCGTCGTCGCCGACCGTGTACCACACCCGCCCGTCGGGTCGTTGAGCCGCTTCCTTCCAACCCGGGCCGGTCGCGGTATAAGACCAAATCATCGTCTTCAGGGCCGGGGAATAGAGCTGCTTGTTGTTGAAGAGCAGGTGTTGCCCGACGTAAACGGGCTTCGGTCCTTCCTGGAAGTCGGACGTCATCGAAACGAGGTCGATCCGCTTGCCGGTCGCCAGGTTCCAGCGGACGAGTTTCATTCCCACACCGGACCTGGTCAATACGGCCGCCGCCTCCTGCCCGTCCGGGCGAATCGCGAGCGTGACGGCCGCGGCGGTGGTGGACGTTTGGAAGCCGGGTACCAGGTCGCCGGCGGGTTCTCCGGTGGCGGCATCCAGGAACCGGAACGTCCCATACTGGAAGCCGTAGAGGTACTGTCGACCCGGGGTCAGGCCGAGGGCGACGAACCCGGCGGCCTGCGTCGTGTAGACCATTTTCCCGGCCGCGAGATCCCAGCCGATTACATCGCCGGCGGGGTTGACCGT is a window encoding:
- a CDS encoding PVC-type heme-binding CxxCH protein, whose amino-acid sequence is MRTWLLTLGLVLPTVASAADPTPGPLPAEKAARGAVLPDGFRMSVVAAEPEVVQPISFCTDARGRLWVAEAMNYGTWKPTGKDRVVILEDRDGDGRAETRKVFYEGFNYITGIEVGFGGVWVVSPPGLYFIPDRDGDDKPDGPPELLFDGFGYKESRHNLVNGFTWGPDGWLYGGHGRTSPSDVGRPGTPAAQRIHCDGGVYRIHPTRLVFENFADGTTNPWGVDFDDFGQCFVSNCVNPHLFHMIQGGHYEPWRNRPSSLYAYDRIPTIADHLHYPSGKPKSMRGETEETLAMGGGHAHCGTLVYLANQFPPAYRNTVLLCNIHGRRINNDVLKPKGSGYTASHDKDLMIAADPWFMGVTLRTGPDGSVLVSDWSDTGECHTLTPHTDNGRIYRISYGNPNRKPVDLTKLSDVELADHQFHPNDWYVRHARLLLQERAAQPNRDLKKVRDALTEILIDSRWVAVPLRLRALWALHVINRLDAKRLCELLGDREEQLRAWAIQLLCETGAPPADALTRFRAMAKSDPSQVVRVRLASALQRLPAEDRWGIAEGLLSHSEDAADASLPLMDWYGIEPLVSANVARALGLAVAAEIPLVRQFIARRVVDAVAAAGPSGDLSPLVAALARSDAKRQLDLLVGIREGIQGRKQMPMPANWPATYKMLNQSADQAIREQAVTFALVLGDPQAAADLRKAAGNASASAADRVAALNSLIEHHVPDLAPTLQAALTDPAIRLTAIRGLAGYPHDATAAKLLALYPRLTADEKSAIVATLAARKDSALALLDAVDRKVIPRADITAFTARQLYAMGDRGLSDRLRQVWGEVRETAGAKKEQLTKFKSWLGPVAMKSADPRDGRLVFSKTCQQCHKLYGEGGAIGPDLTGSNRSDLDYLLSNIIDPSAEVARDYRMSIVTTVDGRVITGIVAERSATRLVIQTATEKIALPAADLESVKDTPTSIMPEGQLDSMTRAQVVDLIAYLSGKTQVPLPSGGK
- a CDS encoding isochorismatase family protein; the protein is MNVTLRSRAATPGQAPAAAVETKAAWDPKKTAIIVCDMWDDHWCKSAADRVGELAGPMNEMLKAARAKGVFIIHAPSTCTGFYKDTPQRKRAQTAPHAPTPVPLVTAERWGTAWNWPDSKREGVLPIDDSDMGCDCKLKCTIRSPWTRQTAAITIADADAITDDGQETWNLLAERKIDNVILCGVHLNMCVLGRPFAIRQMVRLGKNVALVRDMTDTMYCPDRPPGGTHFDGTDRVVEHVERYWCPSFTSTDITGKPAFHFKAAAKN